The DNA region ATGGATCCACAGTAACGCTACGACCAAATTCAAAACTTTTTGCGGTTGCAGCCGGTGACCAGGATTCGCACTACAAGCTCGAAGGAGAAGGCTTCTTTGATGTCACCCATAATGAAAACCGTACCTTCGCTGTTATAGCCGGCGACGCGCAGGTGGCTGTATTGGGCACCATGTTCAACGTTAGCGCATGGCGAGACGATGTAACCGTGTACCTTCAGGAAGGGCGCGTTGAATTGAAAAACCAGAATTCTGGCCAGGCTGTGATCCTTTCACCAGGTCAGTCGGGAACAGTCGATAAGGATCAGGTTACATTAAACGGACAGCCAGCCAATCCTGAAGTACACCTGGATTGGATGGATGAAGAAATTGCATTCTTTGAAGCAACCTTTCAGGAAGTTGTTGACGAACTTTCATTCCATTTTGCAATCTCCATCGAGATCCCGGACGAGCGGGCAAACGAAACCATTTCCGGCTCCATCGGACTTCAGGATGAAACCTACGTGATAAACAGCTTAAGCACTGTTTTGGAGGGAGGAAGTTTTGTACAAACGGGTGAACATACCTATCGTTTTGAAGCAAACTGATCTGCGCATTTGCCAGACCGTTTTCTTTGTTCTCCTCTTTTTTTCCTGCCCGCCCCTGCTACAATCTGCCTGGGCACAACAGCAATTCGTATACAACGACGAACCCCTCAAACAAGTCATTGAAGACATCGAAGCCAGAGAAGGCTATCGATTTCTTTACAGGGACGCCCTGGTATCTGACAAACGCGTTTCCCTTGAGGCATCATCAGACTCCCTGCTTGCCTCACTCCAACAATCGCTTCTCAGGCAACGACTAGATCTACAAGTAGATCACAATTATCGCCAAATCCTGCTTTCTGAGGCCCAACCCGATTCTTTTGCACGGCCGTCTGTAATTAAAGGCCAGGTACTCGATAGCAAAACAGGTACACGTTTACCTTTTGCCAACATAACGTGGATAACTGCCGGACAACTACACGGGGTTAGCACCAATGAAGCCGGCTTCTTCAGGATGCAAATACAGCATGAAGAAATGGATGCAGAACGGCTTTTACTTGCCGTATCCTATGTTGGCTACCGGCCGGGAAGAATCAGTCTCGATGTAAACAATCCGCCGGCAGAACTTTCTATCCGAC from Bacteroidota bacterium includes:
- a CDS encoding FecR domain-containing protein; the encoded protein is MNIPMLPDNDIDVQLAKKLAALLDANTPAWEPDGNDPLESVLLQLKASHLATKKERAADEAASIRMWQQITAATKPAATTTQPQARIFTLKPAIFRMAVAACLLAAVAISWLLITRAPAPQLLAEAATEITVHTLSDGSTVTLRPNSKLFAVAAGDQDSHYKLEGEGFFDVTHNENRTFAVIAGDAQVAVLGTMFNVSAWRDDVTVYLQEGRVELKNQNSGQAVILSPGQSGTVDKDQVTLNGQPANPEVHLDWMDEEIAFFEATFQEVVDELSFHFAISIEIPDERANETISGSIGLQDETYVINSLSTVLEGGSFVQTGEHTYRFEAN